In Campylobacter concisus, the sequence ATGCGATATCTTATAAATTTCAGCCAAAATTTATTCTAGCGTTAAATTTGCGGTTGAGCTTGGTTGTAGAATAACTCAAAATAAATCATCTAAAGGAGATTGTTATGAGTTTTCTATCTAAATTTAGTAAGGCTATCTTTGCTGTTGCGGTGGCTGGAGTGATTAGTGCTAGTGCATTTAGCGAGGGTGAGGACTACGTCAAGCTTGAAAAGCCACTAAGCGCGGGACAAAATACGCTAGTTAAAATTTTTAGCTACGCTTGCCCATTTTGTTACAAGTACGACAAGAGCGTCACTCCAAAGGTAGTTGAGAAAATTCCTGGACTAAAATACGAGCCATTTCACCTAAAGACAAAGGGCGATTATGGCGAGGTTGCGAGCAAGGTTTTTGCCGTGCTTATCGTTATGGATGAGGCAAAGGGAGTGAGCTTGTTTGATGAAAATTCGCTATTTAAAAAGGCTAAATTTGCCTACTACAAGGCTTATCATGACAAAAAAGAGCGCTGGAGTGACGGCAAAGATACTGAGGGTTTTTTAAAGACTGGACTTGAGGCTGCTGGCGTTAGTAAAGCAGACTACGAAAAAGAGCTAGCTAATCCAAAAGTGACTGAGCTACTTAAAAAGTGGGATGAGAGCTATGACGTGGCTAAAATTCAAGGTGTGCCAGCATTTGTCGTAAATGGCAAATATCTCATCATGACAAAATCAATCAGCTCGCTTGACGGCATGGCAGCACTCATCGAAGAGCTTCTTAAAAAATAAGGTGTCACATGAGCTTTTTTAGAAAAATGGCTAAATTTCAAGACTCACGCATCTCTTGGGCGATCCTAGTCTTTGTAAGCGTTGGGCTTGTCGTTATCGCGCACTCGCTCTTTCAAAACTACGCTTATATGCCTCCTTGCGAGCAGTGCGTCTATATACGTTTTGCATTTTTATGTATGGCACTTGGTGGCGTGATCGCTATGATAAACCCAAAAAATTTGCTATTTGCTCTAGTTGGCTACGTTTTTGCCTTTTGGGGAGCGGTGCAGGGCATAATGTATAGTGTAAAGCTAGCTAAAATTCACGATGCAGTGCATGGCGATGATCCTTTTGGCGTGCAGGGCTGCTCTACTGAGCCACACTATCCATTTGGTTTGCCGCTTGAAAAGTGGGCGCCTGACTGGTTTATGCCAACAGGCGACTGCGGATATGACAGCCCTATGGTGCCTGATGGCGTGGTGCTAAGTGATTTGCAAAAGAGCATAGTTGATCTTTATGCGGACGGCTGGTATCTTGTGCCATCATCTAAATTTATGTCGATGGCTGATTGTACGCTGCTCGGATTTGGTGTTTGTTTTGTAGTGCTTGCACTTATGCTCGTTTCAAAGCTTTTATCCTTTTTAAAATGAATTTAGTTAGCCCAAAATTGGGCTAACTTAGGATATACTGCGCATATGGGTATTAATTTAAAATCACAAAATATTAAAATCTACGCCATCATCTTGCTTGCTAGCCTTTTTGTAATACTTCTTGGGCTAAATATTTATAGCAATGCAAAAGAGAAAATCATAGAGCTATCTGATAAAAATAACATAGCAGTTAGCAAAAATATCGTAAACAACTTTCAAATTTGGCTTGATGAGCGGATAAATTCACTCATTCGTGCGTCAAAATTTATACAAAATGCAGGCATCGTAGATGACGATGAAAAGATAGCTGGCTTTATAAAGCTCTTTAAACAAAACGCAAAAGAATTTGATCTAATGCAGCTTTTAAGGGATGATGGAGAAATTTTTGTAGATGGAGAGAAAATTTTAGAAGAAGTTATGCCAAAGAGTGAAAGAGCAGGGCTTATCTGGTATGTGGAGACAAAAAATACAAATGCCCCAAGCGTAAATTTCATGCAAAAACATAAAATTTTAAAAGGCTCAACTCTAAATTTATGCGTTCCAGTCACAAAACAAGCGGAATTTAAAGCAGCACTTTGTGGCGTCGTACGTATAGAAAATATCTTTAATAGCATTA encodes:
- a CDS encoding thiol:disulfide interchange protein DsbA/DsbL, producing MSFLSKFSKAIFAVAVAGVISASAFSEGEDYVKLEKPLSAGQNTLVKIFSYACPFCYKYDKSVTPKVVEKIPGLKYEPFHLKTKGDYGEVASKVFAVLIVMDEAKGVSLFDENSLFKKAKFAYYKAYHDKKERWSDGKDTEGFLKTGLEAAGVSKADYEKELANPKVTELLKKWDESYDVAKIQGVPAFVVNGKYLIMTKSISSLDGMAALIEELLKK
- the dsbI gene encoding protein-disulfide oxidoreductase DsbI, encoding MSFFRKMAKFQDSRISWAILVFVSVGLVVIAHSLFQNYAYMPPCEQCVYIRFAFLCMALGGVIAMINPKNLLFALVGYVFAFWGAVQGIMYSVKLAKIHDAVHGDDPFGVQGCSTEPHYPFGLPLEKWAPDWFMPTGDCGYDSPMVPDGVVLSDLQKSIVDLYADGWYLVPSSKFMSMADCTLLGFGVCFVVLALMLVSKLLSFLK